A window of Rufibacter sp. LB8 contains these coding sequences:
- the pstB gene encoding phosphate ABC transporter ATP-binding protein PstB, whose protein sequence is MNSVETKDVHLYYGDFHALKGISMDMKKNHVTAFIGPSGCGKSTYLRCFNRMNDLIDGVKITGDILIDGVDIYKSNIQVDDLRKHVGMVFQKPNPFPKSIFENVAYGLRVNGNNDKTFVEERVERSLKQAALWDEVKDKLKKSAFELSGGQQQRLCIARALAIEPTVLLMDEPTSALDPISTAKTEELIHELKEQYTIVIVTHNMQQAGRVSDFTAFFYLGELVEFGKTKTIFTNPKDTRTQNYITGRFG, encoded by the coding sequence ATGAACAGCGTAGAAACCAAAGACGTCCATTTATATTACGGCGATTTCCATGCGCTCAAGGGAATTTCCATGGACATGAAAAAGAACCACGTCACGGCCTTCATCGGCCCCTCGGGCTGCGGAAAGTCCACGTACCTGCGCTGCTTCAACCGCATGAACGACCTCATTGACGGCGTAAAAATCACCGGCGACATTCTCATTGACGGCGTGGACATTTACAAAAGCAACATTCAGGTAGATGACCTGCGCAAGCACGTGGGCATGGTGTTCCAGAAGCCCAACCCGTTCCCCAAGTCCATCTTTGAGAACGTGGCCTATGGCCTGCGCGTGAACGGCAACAATGACAAAACCTTCGTGGAGGAGCGCGTAGAGCGTTCCCTGAAACAGGCCGCCCTCTGGGACGAAGTAAAAGACAAGCTCAAGAAATCGGCCTTTGAACTCTCCGGCGGGCAGCAGCAGCGCCTCTGCATTGCGCGCGCGCTGGCCATTGAACCCACCGTGCTGCTCATGGACGAACCCACCTCGGCGCTGGACCCTATTTCCACGGCCAAAACCGAAGAACTCATTCATGAACTCAAGGAGCAATACACCATTGTGATTGTGACGCACAACATGCAGCAGGCCGGCCGAGTGAGCGATTTCACGGCGTTTTTCTACCTGGGCGAGTTGGTGGAGTTCGGGAAGACCAAGACCATTTTCACCAACCCCAAAGACACCCGCACCCAGAATTACATCACGGGTAGGTTTGGTTGA
- the phoU gene encoding phosphate signaling complex protein PhoU, translating into MNYLDKELLAIKVKVQEMWALVEFQVLAGKDALLHQQEEDLTKKILKAGRKVNAYDIKIDRMCENIFALYNPVAVDLRWLMAILKINANIERIGDSAEGVAQLVKEAKGPIAPALLEVTRVVEMYNAAEAMLADVQRAFHEEDTELARQIIKQDKLLNKIHAKTDKVIIKYIRQNPDAINQALKVSGIIRKLERIGDQITNIAEEIIFYVDAKVVKHKEKAKKKKKKGGSGSPLQDT; encoded by the coding sequence ATGAATTATTTAGACAAAGAGTTGCTGGCCATTAAAGTGAAAGTGCAGGAAATGTGGGCGCTGGTAGAATTCCAGGTACTGGCCGGCAAAGACGCGCTTTTACACCAGCAGGAAGAGGACCTGACCAAGAAGATTCTCAAGGCCGGCCGCAAGGTGAACGCCTATGACATAAAGATAGACCGCATGTGCGAGAACATCTTTGCGCTGTACAACCCGGTGGCCGTGGACCTGCGCTGGCTTATGGCCATCTTGAAAATCAACGCCAACATTGAACGCATTGGAGATTCTGCCGAAGGCGTGGCCCAACTGGTGAAGGAAGCCAAAGGCCCCATTGCCCCCGCTTTGCTGGAGGTCACGCGCGTGGTGGAGATGTACAACGCCGCCGAAGCCATGCTGGCCGATGTGCAGCGCGCCTTTCATGAAGAAGACACTGAGCTGGCCCGCCAGATCATCAAGCAAGACAAGCTGCTCAACAAGATCCACGCAAAGACCGACAAAGTCATCATCAAATACATTCGGCAGAACCCAGACGCCATCAATCAGGCCCTGAAAGTATCTGGCATCATCAGAAAACTGGAACGCATTGGCGACCAAATCACCAACATAGCTGAGGAAATCATCTTCTATGTAGACGCCAAAGTGGTGAAGCACAAAGAGAAAGCCAAAAAGAAAAAGAAGAAAGGCGGCTCCGGCTCGCCGTTGCAGGACACCTAA
- a CDS encoding C40 family peptidase: MAVHRAFYHFSLLLLGLVFLVSSCGKSSYATFSKPGDQYKSAQEIAELKRTERQQRRLARKSGLLTPTEKKKMAAKPSKDRRKRVSSIHLGSADKNIQKVISTARSYRGTPYKFGGTTRIGMDCSGLLCTSFQAINVTLPRTSGEQSQFGPSVSTRDLKAGDLVFFSSSRNVNNITHVGMVTEVKGANEVYFIHSSTSLGVTEDNLYAPYYQKIFVKAVRPNI; encoded by the coding sequence ATGGCTGTGCACCGCGCTTTTTACCATTTTTCTCTTTTGCTGCTGGGCCTTGTCTTTCTGGTGAGTTCCTGCGGTAAATCCTCATATGCCACGTTCAGCAAGCCCGGCGACCAATACAAGTCTGCCCAGGAAATTGCCGAACTCAAGCGCACCGAGCGCCAGCAGCGCAGACTGGCCCGTAAATCTGGGCTGCTCACGCCCACTGAGAAAAAGAAAATGGCCGCCAAGCCAAGTAAGGACCGGCGCAAGCGCGTGTCTTCCATTCATTTGGGAAGCGCTGACAAAAACATTCAGAAAGTGATTTCCACGGCCCGTTCTTACCGCGGCACGCCTTACAAGTTTGGGGGCACCACCCGCATTGGCATGGACTGTTCTGGTTTGTTGTGCACCTCGTTCCAGGCTATTAACGTCACCTTGCCGCGCACCTCCGGGGAACAGAGCCAATTCGGCCCATCTGTCTCTACCCGTGACCTGAAAGCCGGCGACCTGGTCTTCTTCAGCTCGTCCAGAAACGTGAACAACATCACGCATGTGGGCATGGTCACCGAAGTAAAAGGCGCCAATGAAGTCTATTTCATCCATTCCTCCACCTCCTTGGGCGTAACCGAAGACAACCTCTACGCCCCTTATTACCAGAAAATCTTCGTAAAAGCGGTAAGACCGAACATCTAG
- the pstC gene encoding phosphate ABC transporter permease subunit PstC: protein MKRRLHHLGEKLIEGLITISGTVTSLTVLLIVFYLFKEGLGIFSHTPVAEESVLAVNRQNPVTELSANQVKEIFDQNITNWKDVGGPDAPIKLFQVDDITDYYSEEQIGANFEHLPQRLNEVVAKDPHILAFFPDEYLAKDFTGKKLALEKINLGSFLGGKEWYPTIQPAVQMGVLSLILGTLWVSLGAIIIALPLGLATAIYLAEIANPKIRGILKPVIELLAGIPSVVYGFFGLVVIVPMIQSVFGLPVGETALAGSIVLGIMALPTIISVSEDAMRTTPRAMKEASLALGANKWQTIYKVIIPYSISGISTAAILGIGRAIGETMAVLMVTGNAAVIPSTFLEPVRTIPATIAAELGEAPQGGIHYQSLFALGCILFLMTLAINLTVDFVSAKKKANR from the coding sequence GTGAAACGGCGACTCCACCACCTGGGCGAAAAATTGATTGAAGGGTTGATTACCATCAGCGGGACGGTGACCAGCCTCACGGTGCTCCTGATTGTGTTCTACCTGTTCAAAGAAGGGTTGGGCATTTTCAGCCACACGCCCGTGGCCGAGGAATCTGTTCTGGCCGTGAACCGCCAGAACCCGGTCACGGAGCTGTCTGCCAACCAGGTGAAGGAAATCTTTGACCAGAACATCACCAACTGGAAAGATGTGGGCGGGCCAGACGCGCCCATCAAACTGTTTCAGGTAGATGACATCACAGACTATTATTCTGAGGAACAGATTGGGGCTAACTTTGAACACCTGCCCCAGCGCCTGAACGAAGTAGTGGCCAAAGACCCGCACATTCTGGCTTTCTTTCCAGATGAATACCTGGCCAAGGACTTCACGGGCAAGAAACTGGCCTTGGAGAAAATCAACCTGGGCAGCTTCTTGGGCGGCAAAGAGTGGTATCCAACTATTCAGCCGGCCGTGCAGATGGGCGTGTTGTCGCTCATTCTGGGAACGCTTTGGGTGAGTTTGGGCGCCATAATCATTGCCTTGCCGCTGGGTTTAGCCACGGCTATTTACCTGGCTGAGATTGCCAACCCCAAAATCAGAGGAATTCTAAAACCGGTGATTGAGTTGCTGGCGGGTATTCCGTCAGTGGTATATGGGTTCTTCGGGTTGGTGGTGATTGTGCCCATGATTCAAAGTGTGTTTGGTTTGCCGGTGGGCGAGACGGCGTTGGCGGGTAGCATTGTCTTGGGCATCATGGCCTTGCCTACCATCATCTCGGTGTCTGAAGATGCCATGCGCACCACGCCTCGCGCCATGAAGGAAGCCAGCCTGGCCCTGGGCGCCAACAAGTGGCAGACCATTTACAAAGTCATCATTCCGTATTCCATCTCGGGTATTTCCACGGCGGCCATCTTGGGTATTGGTCGGGCTATTGGCGAGACCATGGCGGTCTTGATGGTGACGGGTAATGCCGCGGTGATCCCGAGCACGTTTCTGGAGCCGGTGCGCACCATTCCGGCCACCATTGCGGCAGAATTAGGCGAGGCGCCCCAGGGCGGCATCCATTACCAGTCTCTGTTTGCGCTGGGTTGCATCTTGTTCCTCATGACGCTTGCCATTAACCTCACCGTAGATTTTGTGTCTGCCAAAAAGAAAGCGAATAGATAA
- a CDS encoding endonuclease, translated as MNKNLRSLFTFLLLGWGGLTATFAQTAPPANLSGTELRTWLRQNWYDGKRQVLSYSTARGKMYNYIDNDNGKVTCVYSGYQQPFSYSETSTSTSIANINSEHTVPQSWFNEAERMRSDIHHLFPTVNQWNSDRGSDPFAEIPDAQTQKWIIGLNNAQTSIPTSNIDDYSEDTNSEFEPREVHKGNLARAIFYFYTMHDGQTFDPGKGTISAVANLQTLYQWHLQDPVDAREIERNNRVQRSQGNRNPYIDYPELVANAWGFTPTTACSPATQASQVTISGATQTTFTVNWTNGSGNRRLVVVKEGAAANFSPSGAYTTGINADFSQATAQANDNKIVYSGTATNVTVTGLIAARTYHVQVFEYCSTDNAFNTTNVPAAQVTLPDYNCFNAPNQTVTNLTSSEIGSSGFMATFTAGNGDSRLLLVKEGSAPTALPTTGTSYTATANANYASAPMLSDGSRVVYSGTGLQASITGLRSNTTYYVVALEACSNGWRYSTASVPLQVATTVAGGVLPEGVVARQDFENGSEDGWEVLTGFSSSTDNTGTPNGQRIKSGAKSFQHIPTTTGVPTLGQLIFAPINTTDFKDLTVEIFNSSISVTSGNGMDAGDFIEAYVTLNGSEFSNTPDLKITSSELNVRYGMNGTGVVETTAGTPVTKTISTPGDISGDAAPSRMIIRVPAGTTSVQLKLVLSANAPNEVLNIDDVTLYGTSTVTGLPKEIDEQFVVYPNPTTGTFTVQAPAGLRLLEAAVFNAVGQQITAKKPASANQPVTFNLQNAAKGIYILHLRTDKGTLVRRIVVQ; from the coding sequence ATGAACAAGAATTTACGGTCCCTGTTTACCTTCCTGCTTCTAGGTTGGGGCGGCCTGACGGCAACATTTGCCCAAACGGCTCCTCCTGCCAACCTGAGTGGCACAGAGTTACGTACCTGGCTCAGACAGAACTGGTATGACGGCAAACGCCAGGTGCTCAGCTACAGCACCGCCCGCGGCAAAATGTACAACTACATTGACAATGACAACGGCAAAGTAACCTGCGTGTATTCTGGCTACCAGCAGCCGTTTAGCTACAGTGAGACCAGCACGTCCACGTCCATCGCCAACATTAACTCTGAGCACACCGTGCCGCAGTCTTGGTTTAATGAGGCGGAACGCATGCGCTCAGACATTCACCACCTGTTCCCTACTGTAAACCAGTGGAACAGTGACCGTGGCTCAGACCCTTTCGCGGAAATCCCAGATGCCCAGACCCAGAAATGGATCATCGGCCTTAATAACGCCCAGACCTCCATTCCTACCAGTAATATTGATGATTACAGCGAGGACACCAACTCTGAGTTTGAGCCCCGCGAAGTGCACAAAGGCAACCTGGCCCGCGCCATTTTCTATTTCTACACCATGCATGACGGCCAAACCTTTGACCCAGGTAAAGGCACTATCAGCGCGGTGGCCAACCTGCAGACCCTGTACCAGTGGCACTTACAAGATCCCGTAGATGCCCGCGAAATTGAGCGCAACAACCGTGTGCAACGTTCGCAGGGGAACCGTAACCCCTACATTGATTATCCGGAGTTGGTGGCCAATGCCTGGGGCTTCACACCAACGACGGCCTGTTCTCCTGCCACCCAGGCGTCTCAGGTAACCATCTCCGGTGCCACGCAGACTACCTTTACCGTTAACTGGACCAACGGCAGCGGCAACAGACGGTTGGTAGTGGTGAAAGAAGGCGCAGCGGCTAACTTCAGCCCAAGTGGTGCTTATACCACCGGCATCAACGCAGATTTCTCCCAGGCTACCGCCCAGGCCAACGACAACAAGATTGTGTACAGTGGCACCGCCACCAACGTAACCGTGACCGGCCTGATTGCGGCGCGGACCTACCATGTACAGGTGTTTGAGTACTGCAGCACAGACAATGCCTTCAACACCACCAACGTGCCGGCTGCCCAAGTGACTTTGCCAGATTACAACTGCTTCAACGCGCCAAACCAGACCGTGACCAACCTTACTTCTTCTGAGATTGGTTCTTCTGGTTTTATGGCCACGTTCACGGCGGGTAACGGCGACAGCCGCCTGCTTTTGGTGAAAGAAGGAAGCGCCCCAACAGCTTTGCCTACTACTGGCACCTCTTACACCGCCACCGCCAATGCCAACTATGCCTCTGCGCCTATGTTGTCAGACGGGTCACGTGTGGTATACAGCGGCACTGGGTTACAAGCCTCCATCACTGGTTTGAGATCTAACACTACGTATTATGTGGTAGCCCTGGAAGCCTGCTCTAACGGCTGGCGCTACAGCACGGCTTCGGTGCCTTTGCAAGTGGCAACTACCGTAGCCGGTGGCGTTCTGCCTGAAGGTGTAGTAGCCAGACAGGATTTTGAGAACGGTTCTGAAGATGGCTGGGAGGTTTTAACGGGCTTCAGCAGTTCCACAGATAACACGGGCACACCCAATGGTCAAAGAATAAAGAGTGGAGCCAAATCTTTCCAACACATTCCTACCACCACTGGCGTGCCTACTTTAGGTCAGCTGATTTTCGCACCTATCAACACCACTGACTTCAAAGACTTAACCGTAGAGATTTTCAACAGCTCAATATCTGTCACTTCGGGCAATGGTATGGATGCCGGTGATTTTATTGAGGCCTATGTTACGTTGAACGGCAGTGAATTCTCTAACACTCCAGACCTTAAAATCACCTCTTCTGAGTTGAACGTACGCTATGGCATGAACGGAACAGGCGTTGTGGAAACAACCGCAGGAACCCCTGTCACCAAAACGATTAGCACGCCTGGAGACATTTCTGGTGACGCTGCGCCTTCCCGAATGATTATTAGAGTCCCGGCTGGCACTACCTCTGTTCAATTGAAACTGGTATTGTCTGCTAACGCACCCAATGAAGTCCTAAACATTGATGACGTGACCTTGTATGGTACTTCTACTGTGACTGGCTTGCCCAAGGAAATAGATGAGCAGTTTGTGGTGTACCCTAACCCAACCACGGGCACCTTCACGGTGCAAGCCCCAGCTGGCCTGCGGTTGCTGGAAGCGGCGGTATTCAATGCGGTAGGTCAACAGATCACTGCTAAGAAACCTGCTTCGGCTAACCAACCTGTCACGTTCAACCTGCAGAATGCCGCCAAAGGCATTTACATCCTGCACCTGAGAACTGACAAAGGAACCTTGGTACGCCGCATTGTAGTGCAATAA
- the pstA gene encoding phosphate ABC transporter permease PstA, whose amino-acid sequence MAFGEKTSNNKSKAFRQGAAFLVFRLLSFSVVAILLIILGFIMVQGISVISWEFLTESPKEGMTEGGIFPAIVGTLCLVLGSMIFAFPIGIMSGIYINEYAKDSWFKRFIKLMTNNLAGIPSIVFGLFGMALFVNQFGFGDSILAGSLTLGLLALPVVIRTTEEALKAIDNSFRIGSLALGATKWQTTSRVVLPMAFPNIITGLILSIGRVSGETAPILFTVAAYFLPKLPGSIFDQVMALPYHLYVISTSGTNIEASRTMAYGTAFVLIMIVLLVNLLANWLRRYFGKKVKMN is encoded by the coding sequence ATGGCGTTCGGCGAAAAAACTTCCAACAACAAAAGCAAGGCGTTCAGGCAGGGCGCGGCGTTTCTGGTTTTCCGGCTGCTGAGTTTCTCGGTGGTGGCCATTTTACTCATCATTCTGGGCTTTATCATGGTGCAGGGCATTTCGGTGATCAGCTGGGAATTCCTCACAGAATCGCCCAAAGAGGGCATGACCGAGGGCGGCATTTTCCCGGCCATTGTGGGCACGCTGTGCTTAGTGCTGGGCAGCATGATTTTTGCGTTTCCCATTGGCATCATGTCGGGTATTTACATCAACGAATACGCCAAAGACAGCTGGTTCAAGCGGTTCATCAAGCTCATGACCAACAACCTGGCGGGCATTCCGTCTATTGTGTTCGGTTTGTTTGGCATGGCCCTGTTTGTGAACCAGTTCGGGTTTGGCGATTCTATTCTGGCGGGCTCGCTCACGCTGGGGCTCCTGGCCTTGCCGGTAGTGATCAGAACCACGGAGGAAGCCCTGAAAGCCATTGACAACTCCTTTAGGATTGGGTCTCTGGCGCTGGGCGCCACCAAATGGCAGACCACCAGCCGCGTGGTGTTGCCCATGGCCTTCCCCAACATCATCACGGGTCTGATCCTGAGCATTGGCCGCGTGTCCGGGGAGACGGCGCCCATTCTGTTCACGGTGGCGGCCTATTTTTTACCCAAACTGCCCGGCAGCATCTTTGACCAGGTCATGGCCCTGCCCTACCACTTGTACGTGATCTCCACCAGCGGTACCAACATTGAAGCCTCGCGCACCATGGCCTACGGCACCGCCTTCGTGCTGATTATGATTGTACTGTTAGTGAATTTGCTAGCCAACTGGCTGCGCCGTTACTTCGGTAAGAAAGTGAAAATGAATTAA
- a CDS encoding phosphate ABC transporter substrate-binding protein: protein MKNKAFNSIKTQVSSLLVVTLLLGACGESGKKENVENDKSSANATSSVTIKGSDTVLPLAQQQAERYMAKNSGASLTVVGGGTGVGLSALQEGTTDIAMASRGLKTEEKLKLKGAKIDTRETLIAYDALSIIVHPKNNVSQLTREQLESIFTGKVTNWKEVGGNDEKIVAYSRETSSGTYEFFKEHVLDKKNYANNILMMPATGSIVQSVSQTTGAIGYIGLAYESNQVKSLKVSYDQGKTFVAPSMESAKDKTYPISRPLFFFYNATSESKVKPFIDYVLSDEGQKTVQETGYIPLSK, encoded by the coding sequence ATGAAAAACAAAGCATTCAACTCCATCAAGACCCAGGTGAGCAGCTTATTGGTAGTTACTTTACTGTTGGGCGCCTGCGGCGAAAGCGGCAAAAAAGAGAACGTAGAGAATGACAAATCTTCTGCCAATGCCACGTCTTCTGTCACCATCAAGGGCAGCGACACGGTGTTGCCTTTAGCCCAGCAGCAAGCCGAGAGGTACATGGCCAAGAATTCCGGTGCCTCGCTTACGGTAGTGGGCGGCGGAACGGGCGTAGGCCTGTCTGCCCTGCAGGAAGGCACCACTGACATTGCCATGGCATCGCGCGGCCTGAAAACCGAGGAGAAACTGAAACTGAAAGGCGCCAAGATAGACACCCGCGAAACCTTGATCGCCTATGACGCGCTTTCCATCATTGTGCACCCCAAAAACAACGTAAGCCAACTCACCCGCGAGCAACTGGAGAGCATTTTCACCGGCAAAGTGACCAACTGGAAAGAAGTGGGCGGCAATGACGAGAAAATTGTGGCCTATTCCCGTGAGACCAGCTCCGGTACCTATGAATTCTTCAAAGAGCACGTGCTGGACAAGAAGAACTATGCCAACAACATTCTCATGATGCCCGCCACCGGTTCCATTGTGCAGTCGGTGAGCCAGACCACGGGCGCTATTGGCTACATTGGCTTGGCCTACGAGTCTAACCAGGTGAAATCTTTGAAAGTGTCTTATGACCAGGGCAAAACCTTTGTGGCCCCCAGCATGGAATCTGCCAAAGACAAAACTTACCCAATCTCCCGCCCGCTTTTCTTCTTCTACAACGCCACGTCAGAAAGCAAAGTGAAGCCATTCATTGACTACGTGTTGTCTGACGAAGGCCAGAAAACCGTGCAGGAAACCGGTTACATCCCTTTGAGCAAATAA
- a CDS encoding YheT family hydrolase: MPLLPTPAFSSPYYLFNGHLQTILPSMARRAPVISYTRERLTTPDHDFLDLDWSKVGSDTLVVLSHGLEGDSHRPYIKGMVRALNSAGWDALAWNFRSCSGEPNHLLRSYHMGAIEDLDLVVRHALATKPYARIFLVGFSMGGNLTLNYLAQGNGQLPEQVQRAAVFSVPCHLKGSCLQLAKPQNRVYMKRFLKSLHLKLSEKAQRFELDLTQYDRIKTFEQFDERYTAPLHGFKSADDYYESCSSVQRLHQIEIPTLMVNALNDPFLSPECFPVEQARQNPHFYLEMPATGGHVGFAENFAKGHYYSERRAVEFLSQAF; the protein is encoded by the coding sequence ATGCCGCTACTTCCCACGCCTGCCTTTTCTTCGCCGTATTACCTGTTCAATGGGCATTTGCAAACCATTCTGCCAAGCATGGCCCGCCGCGCGCCGGTGATTTCCTACACGCGGGAGCGCCTCACCACCCCAGACCATGATTTCCTGGATCTGGACTGGTCCAAAGTGGGGTCAGACACATTGGTGGTACTGTCTCATGGCCTGGAGGGCGATTCCCATAGGCCGTACATAAAAGGCATGGTGCGGGCGCTCAACTCCGCTGGCTGGGATGCCCTGGCCTGGAATTTCAGGAGTTGCAGCGGCGAACCCAACCACTTGCTTCGGTCTTACCACATGGGCGCCATTGAGGATTTGGATTTGGTGGTGCGCCATGCGTTGGCTACCAAGCCGTATGCCCGCATTTTTCTGGTAGGTTTCAGCATGGGCGGCAACCTCACGCTTAATTACCTGGCGCAGGGCAATGGTCAACTCCCCGAGCAGGTGCAGCGGGCCGCGGTGTTTTCTGTGCCCTGCCATTTGAAAGGTTCCTGCCTGCAGTTGGCCAAGCCCCAGAACCGGGTCTACATGAAACGCTTCCTGAAAAGCCTACACCTAAAACTCTCTGAGAAAGCCCAGCGGTTTGAACTGGACCTGACGCAGTATGACCGCATAAAGACTTTTGAGCAGTTTGACGAGCGCTACACCGCCCCGCTGCATGGCTTCAAAAGCGCCGATGACTATTATGAAAGCTGCAGTTCTGTTCAGCGCCTGCACCAGATTGAGATTCCCACGCTCATGGTCAACGCCCTGAATGATCCCTTTCTGTCACCGGAGTGTTTTCCGGTGGAGCAGGCCCGGCAAAACCCACATTTCTACCTGGAGATGCCTGCCACGGGCGGCCATGTGGGGTTTGCAGAGAATTTCGCGAAGGGCCACTATTACTCAGAACGCCGGGCGGTGGAATTTTTAAGCCAAGCCTTCTAA